The Chryseobacterium geocarposphaerae genome has a window encoding:
- the rodA gene encoding rod shape-determining protein RodA, with protein sequence MKWTEGIDKLGLGLYFLLCIFAIANIYSVDQKLGEKQLIFFCISLFVGLIIFVGRSKFFENMSGIIYIGGVLLLIGLFPFGKEILGQKNWYKFGSFTMQPVEFAKIGTALMLSNYVSGPEFNLNNRKSLLTTLAIIGIPAAVVLAIPDVGSMLVFIAFFIALYREGLSGMLFAVGFLFAGVFLISLAIPPIYVVIAILVIVGGWIALNYYKMSWNVISISSIVGSVLVLCGLAFGSPYILEKLPKHQRERVEVLFKGEKAFRDTSGYNLLYSKTAIGSGGLLGKGYREGSVTQGKFVPEQETDYIFCTVGEEWGFVGSTVLILCYMIYIGRIYYLAEQQKSSFNRVFGYCFASILLMHFTINLGMVMGLFPTVGIPLPYFSYGGSSLLAFSIMTFIFFKLNYSDKNSLV encoded by the coding sequence ATGAAGTGGACAGAAGGAATAGATAAACTGGGTCTAGGCTTGTATTTTCTGCTTTGTATTTTTGCCATTGCGAATATTTACAGTGTTGATCAAAAGCTGGGCGAGAAACAGCTTATTTTCTTTTGTATCTCTCTCTTTGTAGGACTGATTATTTTTGTAGGAAGAAGTAAATTCTTCGAAAATATGTCAGGAATCATTTATATCGGAGGTGTTCTGCTCCTTATTGGTTTGTTTCCGTTTGGGAAAGAAATCCTCGGACAAAAAAACTGGTACAAATTCGGAAGCTTTACCATGCAGCCTGTGGAGTTTGCTAAAATCGGAACGGCACTTATGCTGTCGAATTACGTTTCAGGACCAGAATTTAATTTAAATAATAGAAAATCATTACTCACCACTTTAGCTATTATAGGAATTCCTGCAGCTGTTGTATTGGCCATTCCGGACGTGGGATCCATGTTGGTTTTTATAGCATTTTTCATTGCATTATATCGTGAGGGTTTAAGCGGGATGCTATTCGCTGTCGGATTTCTTTTTGCAGGAGTTTTCTTGATTTCCCTCGCGATTCCTCCTATTTATGTAGTGATTGCAATATTGGTTATTGTAGGAGGTTGGATTGCACTGAATTATTATAAAATGTCATGGAATGTTATTTCAATTTCCAGTATTGTAGGATCTGTTCTTGTTTTGTGTGGTCTGGCTTTTGGTTCTCCTTATATTTTAGAAAAATTGCCAAAACACCAAAGAGAAAGAGTTGAGGTTCTTTTTAAAGGAGAGAAAGCATTCAGAGATACTTCCGGATACAATTTACTATATTCGAAGACGGCAATTGGTTCAGGAGGTCTTTTGGGAAAAGGGTACCGTGAAGGATCTGTTACTCAGGGGAAATTTGTTCCGGAGCAGGAAACCGATTATATTTTCTGTACAGTAGGGGAAGAATGGGGCTTTGTAGGAAGTACTGTTTTGATTCTATGTTACATGATTTACATAGGAAGAATATATTATCTCGCAGAACAGCAGAAATCCTCATTTAACAGGGTTTTCGGATATTGTTTTGCTTCCATCCTTTTAATGCACTTTACCATCAATTTAGGAATGGTTATGGGGCTTTTCCCGACTGTAGGTATTCCTTTGCCGTATTTCAGTTACGGAGGAAGCTCATTGCTTGCCTTTTCTATTATGACTTTTATTTTCTTTAAGCTGAACTATTCGGACAAAAACAGTCTGGTGTAA
- a CDS encoding peptidoglycan D,D-transpeptidase FtsI family protein → MNTRYLKIFSVLVVIALIFVARLSYLQLFTDRYALNAANTSIKIEYVIPQRGVIFDRNGKILVGNQPAYEISFTQALMKPDFDTLGFCSLMKITKPDFIKRIESIKKEKYYSKLTPMTFMKDLSREDIARVQEIIFKYPAFSIVSRPQRQYEVSTSGNLLGYTSEVNEREIKKDSLYYLPGDFIGKTGIEKSYEKELRGVKGMKYIQKDIKLRNVGPYKQGSLDKEVVTGKDITLTIDYDLQRLAEEMMVNKHGAIVALDPNNGEVLVAATGPDIDPNLFTGPNKSKNLYALSKDTIYENKPTFDRSLQAAYPPGSTFKLLTALAAMQMGVMDEKTIFPCGGGFFYRGKRIKGHGGADPLIPSIQVSSNCFFTYAFIAIIKKYPGNPSKGVDEWKKIMSSFGVGEFLNNDFAVGAKGRIPSGDFYERRFKAIMKASGSQRTDFKNWDEMPTGAIYNGMGQGDVLVTPIQLANYVAAIANRGWYYTPHIVKSIDGKPNPDPRFKVRHQTLVDKKHFEPVLKGMEAVVLRGTAAGLKSQDFTQLAKTGTAQVPQGKDNSIFVLIAPADKPKIVVAAVMEHAGFGATWAGPACTLIAEKYLTGDIKRDYLYKKMVTSSFMPEYKRQWIADLKRKGLYKEPKPDSIKLKRMQDSLKLIKEQKAKLQKKAEVKTKSTNNTKKVKQ, encoded by the coding sequence TTGAATACGCGTTATTTAAAGATTTTTTCCGTCCTTGTAGTTATAGCCCTGATTTTCGTGGCTAGGCTTTCTTATTTACAGTTGTTTACAGATCGTTATGCGCTGAATGCAGCCAATACTTCTATTAAAATCGAATATGTTATTCCTCAAAGAGGAGTCATTTTCGACAGAAATGGGAAGATCTTGGTGGGAAATCAGCCTGCCTATGAAATCTCATTTACACAGGCATTGATGAAGCCTGATTTTGATACTTTAGGATTTTGCAGTTTAATGAAAATTACAAAGCCTGATTTTATCAAAAGAATAGAGTCAATTAAAAAGGAAAAGTATTATTCCAAGCTCACTCCGATGACTTTCATGAAAGATTTGAGCAGAGAAGATATTGCGAGAGTTCAGGAGATTATTTTTAAATATCCGGCGTTCAGTATTGTATCAAGACCTCAACGTCAATATGAAGTCTCTACCTCTGGAAACCTTTTAGGATATACAAGTGAAGTCAATGAACGCGAAATTAAAAAAGATTCTCTTTATTATTTGCCGGGCGACTTCATCGGAAAAACGGGAATTGAAAAATCTTATGAAAAAGAATTGCGCGGAGTAAAAGGAATGAAGTATATCCAAAAAGATATTAAACTTCGAAATGTAGGTCCGTATAAGCAAGGTTCTTTAGATAAAGAAGTTGTTACAGGAAAAGATATTACGCTCACTATAGACTACGATCTTCAAAGATTAGCAGAAGAGATGATGGTCAATAAGCATGGTGCTATCGTTGCATTAGACCCTAATAATGGGGAGGTTTTAGTGGCGGCTACAGGGCCGGATATTGACCCGAATCTTTTTACAGGTCCTAACAAATCTAAAAATCTTTACGCTCTGTCGAAAGATACGATTTACGAAAATAAACCTACTTTTGATCGTTCACTTCAGGCGGCTTATCCTCCCGGATCCACATTTAAATTACTTACAGCTTTAGCTGCCATGCAGATGGGGGTGATGGATGAAAAAACGATTTTCCCTTGTGGTGGCGGCTTTTTCTACAGAGGAAAAAGGATTAAAGGTCATGGAGGAGCAGATCCGCTTATCCCGTCTATTCAGGTTTCGAGTAACTGCTTTTTCACTTATGCATTCATTGCAATTATTAAAAAATATCCGGGAAATCCTTCAAAAGGGGTTGATGAATGGAAAAAGATCATGAGTAGCTTCGGCGTGGGAGAATTCTTAAATAATGACTTTGCGGTTGGAGCAAAAGGAAGGATTCCTTCGGGAGATTTCTACGAAAGACGTTTTAAAGCCATTATGAAAGCAAGTGGATCACAGAGGACTGATTTTAAAAATTGGGACGAAATGCCTACAGGAGCTATTTACAACGGAATGGGGCAGGGAGATGTTCTTGTAACTCCAATCCAATTGGCTAATTATGTAGCGGCCATTGCCAACCGTGGCTGGTATTATACACCTCATATTGTTAAATCTATTGATGGCAAGCCAAACCCCGATCCAAGATTTAAGGTAAGACATCAGACATTAGTAGATAAAAAACATTTTGAACCCGTTTTGAAAGGAATGGAGGCTGTTGTACTTCGTGGAACGGCTGCAGGTCTGAAATCTCAGGATTTTACTCAGTTAGCTAAAACAGGTACGGCGCAGGTGCCTCAGGGAAAAGATAATTCAATTTTTGTTTTAATTGCTCCTGCAGACAAACCGAAAATTGTTGTGGCAGCCGTAATGGAGCATGCTGGTTTCGGTGCTACATGGGCAGGACCAGCCTGTACATTAATTGCTGAAAAATATCTGACCGGAGATATAAAAAGAGACTATCTGTATAAAAAAATGGTAACCTCCAGCTTCATGCCCGAATATAAAAGACAGTGGATTGCTGATTTGAAGCGTAAAGGGTTGTATAAAGAGCCTAAACCGGATTCCATAAAGCTCAAAAGAATGCAGGACAGCCTAAAGTTAATTAAAGAGCAAAAGGCCAAATTGCAAAAGAAAGCAGAAGTAAAAACAAAGAGTACTAACAACACTAAAAAGGTAAAACAATGA
- a CDS encoding pentapeptide repeat-containing protein, translating into MKHPYISDENFESTDFIQKSLEKGEYENCTFRNCNFEYLDLSGFNFNDCEFINCNLSMVKLVGTAFRDVNFKGCKMFGLQFNDCNEFGLSFRFEGCSLNNSVFYQTSLKKIVFKDSKLIEVDFTECDLSNAVFNNCDFSGAVFDNTNMEKSDLRTSVNYLIDPSQNRLKKAKFSLSEIHGLLYKLNIEIDKNS; encoded by the coding sequence ATGAAGCACCCATACATCTCGGACGAAAATTTTGAGAGCACAGACTTTATCCAAAAATCCTTAGAAAAAGGCGAATACGAAAATTGTACTTTCAGGAATTGTAATTTCGAATACCTGGATCTTTCCGGATTCAACTTTAATGATTGCGAGTTCATAAATTGTAATTTAAGTATGGTAAAACTCGTCGGAACCGCTTTTCGGGATGTGAATTTCAAAGGATGTAAAATGTTCGGGCTCCAGTTCAATGACTGCAATGAATTCGGGCTTTCTTTTAGATTTGAAGGTTGCTCCCTAAATAATTCTGTTTTTTACCAGACATCCTTAAAGAAAATAGTATTTAAAGATTCTAAGCTTATAGAAGTTGATTTTACCGAATGTGATCTTTCAAATGCAGTCTTTAATAATTGTGACTTTTCCGGAGCTGTTTTTGATAATACCAACATGGAAAAATCAGATTTGAGGACATCGGTTAACTATTTGATAGATCCTTCCCAAAACAGGCTTAAAAAGGCTAAATTTTCACTTTCTGAAATCCATGGTCTTCTATATAAATTGAATATAGAAATAGATAAGAATAGTTAA
- a CDS encoding rod shape-determining protein MreD, translated as MISRTLFTDILIMIFLVALQIFVLNRITLFGKYTPVLYPVFVMFYPFFRNKFQFLALSFLIGLAIDTFLQTGGINAFATTSIAYFRTLIFRTSTDTSTDFFSFQSLQWAQFLLFLFSSIFLHQLLVQYIEFFKLSRFFEILLNVLVTSIISFIFIVIYALIFKIKQKV; from the coding sequence CTGGTTGCATTACAAATTTTTGTATTGAACAGGATTACGCTATTCGGTAAATATACTCCGGTGTTGTATCCGGTGTTTGTGATGTTCTATCCTTTTTTTAGAAATAAATTTCAGTTTTTAGCTTTAAGTTTTTTAATAGGTCTTGCAATCGATACTTTCTTACAGACAGGAGGGATCAACGCATTTGCAACCACTTCGATTGCCTATTTCAGAACCCTAATTTTCAGAACTTCTACAGATACTTCTACAGATTTTTTCTCTTTCCAGTCCCTTCAATGGGCGCAGTTTTTGCTGTTTCTTTTTTCGAGTATCTTTTTACATCAGCTTTTAGTACAGTATATTGAATTCTTTAAGTTGAGCAGATTTTTTGAAATATTACTTAATGTATTGGTAACAAGTATAATTTCGTTTATATTTATAGTTATATATGCATTAATATTTAAAATCAAACAGAAAGTTTGA